The proteins below are encoded in one region of Planctopirus limnophila DSM 3776:
- a CDS encoding linear amide C-N hydrolase, whose protein sequence is MNQIKNSRWFFASRSKVCLCLAIATLLATPPSTFACTRLVYETGYQSYITGRSMDWMDPSAQTALWVFPRGMKRDGTVGANPIQWTAKYGLIAVSFYDVGTADGMNEEGLVTNLLYLKETEWGDAAKSGKPTLTAGAWAQYFLDNFATVKEAVAAMVDPPFAIIAPALPNGHAAGLHLSLSDSTGDSAILEYIDGKLVIHHGSQYRVMTNSPTFDQQLALNTYWERIGGSQFLPGTISAADRFVRTTHYLKLSPKFKEPELALASVFSQIRMVSVPLGLADEKNPNIAMTLWRTVADHKARVFYFESAVFPSVSWIDMNRVDFTKGAEPKVVRVVRGQPLAGELSGSLKTAEPFKWLGAK, encoded by the coding sequence ATGAATCAGATTAAGAATTCGAGATGGTTTTTCGCCTCCAGGAGCAAGGTCTGCCTGTGTCTTGCCATCGCGACGTTGCTTGCCACTCCACCAAGCACATTTGCATGTACACGTCTTGTTTACGAGACGGGCTATCAATCGTACATCACAGGACGGTCCATGGACTGGATGGATCCATCGGCTCAGACCGCGCTGTGGGTCTTCCCCAGGGGAATGAAGCGTGATGGCACGGTGGGAGCTAACCCCATCCAATGGACCGCCAAGTACGGTTTGATTGCAGTCTCATTCTACGATGTAGGCACGGCCGACGGCATGAATGAGGAAGGTCTCGTCACCAACCTGCTATATCTGAAGGAAACGGAGTGGGGTGACGCTGCGAAATCGGGAAAGCCAACCCTGACCGCTGGTGCCTGGGCTCAGTATTTCCTCGACAATTTTGCCACAGTGAAAGAGGCCGTGGCTGCGATGGTTGATCCTCCCTTTGCTATTATCGCTCCCGCCTTGCCCAATGGTCACGCAGCAGGCCTGCACCTTTCGCTCTCTGATTCCACTGGCGACTCTGCAATCCTGGAATACATCGATGGCAAGCTTGTGATACACCACGGCTCGCAGTACCGGGTGATGACGAACTCTCCCACGTTCGATCAGCAACTGGCATTGAACACTTACTGGGAGCGAATCGGGGGGAGTCAATTCCTGCCTGGCACCATCAGTGCCGCCGATCGTTTCGTGCGAACAACCCACTATCTCAAACTGTCACCGAAGTTCAAGGAGCCAGAACTGGCACTTGCATCGGTGTTCTCGCAGATCAGGATGGTCAGCGTTCCACTCGGTCTCGCCGATGAGAAGAATCCCAACATCGCGATGACCCTGTGGCGAACTGTGGCCGATCACAAGGCGAGAGTTTTCTACTTTGAGTCAGCCGTGTTTCCCTCGGTTTCCTGGATCGACATGAATAGGGTCGATTTCACGAAAGGTGCGGAACCGAAGGTCGTTCGGGTTGTGCGTGGTCAACCGCTTGCGGGCGAACTCTCTGGATCGCTCAAGACTGCCGAGCCGTTCAAGTGGCTCGGAGCAAAATAG
- a CDS encoding amidohydrolase encodes MTKTCLLMLCVVTTAGIAWGQSADTIYHGGEIVTIDDKNPTAEAVAIKGSKIIAVGKTADVLRLKDDNTKLIHLGGRCLLPGFVDGHGHVFNCGLQAVSANLLPPPDHTVKDIPSLQAELKKWAATETSKKFKIILGFGYDDAQLKEQRHPNRHDLDEVSKDLPVYCIHQSGHLGACNTKALEIAGISAESKNPTGGVIRREMDGKTPDGVLEETIHLTALMKVMPKMGEAELDGLAQAGMKMYAAQGYTMAEEGRSIELIDKSWMRLAEKGKLLIDVISYPDISFSEKPFGLDTPWYAKNLKGGYRIAGVKISLDGSPQGKTAFLTQPYFMPPHGQPASFRGYPAMPVEDVNRKIALCYEKGWQFLVHCNGDAAGDMMLGAIKDARAKFGPGNDRRDVMIHCQTVREDQLDLMKECGVIPSMFGMHCFYWGDWHRDSVLGAERAERISPARSALRRDMIFSQHHDAPVALPNAIRILSSVVTRRTRSGDILGASQCIPVEAALKSLTIWPAYHHYEETNRGSIEVGKLADFVILDKNPHNVPILSLSDLKVMETIKDGKTIYVAE; translated from the coding sequence ATGACGAAAACCTGTTTGTTGATGCTGTGTGTAGTGACAACCGCTGGAATCGCTTGGGGACAATCGGCTGACACGATCTACCATGGTGGCGAAATCGTGACCATCGACGACAAGAACCCGACCGCCGAAGCGGTGGCCATCAAAGGGAGCAAGATCATCGCCGTCGGCAAGACAGCGGATGTGCTCAGGCTCAAGGATGACAATACCAAACTGATTCACCTGGGTGGCCGGTGTCTGTTGCCGGGATTTGTGGACGGCCACGGGCACGTCTTCAACTGCGGCCTCCAGGCGGTCTCGGCCAACCTGCTACCCCCGCCTGACCACACGGTTAAGGACATCCCCAGCCTGCAAGCCGAACTGAAAAAGTGGGCGGCCACCGAGACCTCAAAGAAGTTCAAGATCATCCTCGGGTTTGGGTACGACGACGCCCAACTGAAGGAGCAGCGGCACCCCAACCGGCACGACTTGGACGAGGTGTCGAAAGACCTACCGGTCTACTGCATCCACCAGTCCGGCCACTTGGGCGCGTGCAACACGAAGGCGCTGGAAATCGCCGGCATTTCCGCCGAAAGTAAGAACCCGACGGGCGGGGTGATCCGCCGCGAGATGGACGGCAAGACCCCGGACGGCGTACTCGAAGAGACGATCCACCTCACCGCGCTGATGAAGGTGATGCCCAAGATGGGCGAGGCCGAACTGGATGGCCTGGCTCAGGCCGGGATGAAGATGTACGCCGCCCAAGGGTACACCATGGCCGAGGAGGGGCGATCCATCGAACTGATTGATAAGTCATGGATGCGACTGGCCGAGAAGGGGAAGTTGCTCATCGACGTGATCAGCTACCCGGACATTTCGTTCAGTGAAAAGCCCTTCGGTCTGGACACCCCGTGGTATGCCAAAAACCTGAAGGGCGGGTATCGCATCGCTGGGGTAAAAATCAGTCTGGATGGTTCACCGCAGGGTAAGACCGCATTCTTGACGCAGCCGTATTTCATGCCGCCGCATGGTCAACCGGCCAGTTTCCGCGGCTATCCCGCCATGCCCGTCGAGGACGTGAACCGCAAGATCGCCCTGTGCTACGAGAAGGGCTGGCAGTTCCTCGTCCATTGCAACGGTGACGCCGCCGGCGACATGATGCTGGGGGCGATCAAGGACGCACGCGCGAAGTTCGGCCCCGGCAACGACCGCCGGGACGTGATGATCCACTGCCAGACGGTTCGCGAGGATCAACTCGACTTGATGAAGGAGTGTGGCGTGATCCCCTCGATGTTCGGCATGCACTGCTTCTACTGGGGCGACTGGCACCGGGACTCGGTGCTTGGAGCGGAGCGCGCTGAGCGGATCAGCCCGGCTCGTTCGGCTCTTCGCCGAGATATGATTTTCTCTCAGCACCATGACGCCCCGGTAGCACTTCCTAACGCGATCCGTATTCTGTCGTCTGTGGTGACCCGCCGTACCCGCAGCGGCGATATCCTCGGGGCCAGCCAATGCATTCCGGTCGAGGCGGCATTAAAGTCACTCACGATTTGGCCCGCCTATCACCATTACGAAGAGACAAACCGAGGGTCAATTGAGGTGGGCAAACTGGCAGACTTCGTGATCCTGGACAAAAATCCGCATAATGTGCCCATCCTGAGCCTGTCGGACCTGAAGGTGATGGAGACAATCAAAGATGGGAAGACAATCTACGTCGCAGAATAG
- a CDS encoding NAD(P)/FAD-dependent oxidoreductase: MIRPAHEFDVVVIGAGPAGIGVACVLKALGLENFVVFDRYEVGASFQRWPREMRLITPSFPSNAYGFPDLNAITVDTSPGYTLETEHPTGRQYACYLRRVVKEFNVPVQTGVNVTEVRSTTDGFEIMTHAGTRTAKYVIWAAGEFQYPKIDPFPGAEYCPHTATVSSWRDVAGDEFLIIGGYESGIDAATALCRLGKTVTVLDRRSISSSVTSDPSVVLSPFTQARLRQADRTGRLSVLENFKVMQVQREGEEFLVIGRQRQKKQTVLRTKTPPLLATGFDGSLSLVKSHFARDEAGVLQLSPDDESTITPGLFLCGPMVRHGAIIMCFIYKYRQRFAVVANAIGQRMGLDLSPLEVYRKKQMFLDDLSCCLDECAC, from the coding sequence ATGATTCGGCCAGCACATGAGTTTGACGTGGTCGTGATTGGAGCAGGGCCAGCAGGGATCGGGGTCGCTTGCGTTCTCAAGGCTTTAGGCTTGGAAAACTTTGTCGTGTTCGACAGGTACGAAGTCGGCGCCAGTTTTCAACGCTGGCCCCGGGAGATGCGACTGATAACTCCATCATTCCCCAGTAACGCTTATGGGTTCCCTGACCTCAATGCCATAACGGTCGATACTTCTCCCGGGTACACACTTGAAACGGAACACCCAACCGGTCGTCAATATGCATGCTATCTGCGTCGTGTTGTGAAGGAGTTCAACGTCCCGGTGCAAACCGGAGTCAATGTCACTGAAGTTCGATCGACCACTGACGGCTTCGAGATCATGACTCATGCGGGTACGAGGACAGCCAAATACGTCATCTGGGCCGCTGGAGAATTTCAGTATCCGAAAATCGATCCTTTTCCCGGCGCTGAGTATTGCCCGCATACAGCAACCGTTTCCAGCTGGAGAGATGTCGCTGGCGATGAGTTCCTGATCATTGGCGGCTACGAAAGTGGAATCGATGCAGCTACAGCGCTATGTCGATTGGGAAAGACGGTAACGGTTCTCGATCGCCGGTCCATTTCATCGTCTGTGACATCTGATCCAAGTGTTGTACTCTCTCCTTTTACTCAAGCTCGTCTGCGACAGGCCGATCGAACGGGGCGGCTGTCAGTACTGGAAAACTTCAAGGTGATGCAGGTTCAACGCGAGGGTGAAGAGTTTCTGGTGATTGGGAGGCAGCGTCAGAAGAAGCAAACTGTCCTTCGCACAAAGACTCCGCCCCTTCTGGCGACCGGCTTTGATGGCAGTCTCTCTTTAGTTAAGTCTCATTTCGCAAGAGATGAAGCCGGCGTGCTCCAACTTTCGCCGGATGACGAGTCAACGATTACGCCAGGGCTGTTTCTATGCGGACCAATGGTGCGGCATGGAGCGATCATCATGTGCTTCATCTACAAGTACCGACAGCGATTTGCAGTTGTTGCGAATGCGATTGGTCAACGAATGGGGCTGGATCTCTCGCCACTGGAAGTTTATCGCAAAAAGCAGATGTTTCTGGATGACTTGTCATGCTGCCTCGATGAATGTGCCTGTTGA
- a CDS encoding nucleoside recognition domain-containing protein — protein sequence MTITIALERQTVLLAGRESVGKSQLAAAWANQPARSDNFRGSTVHIEHYRTERFDLVDTPGILRSSDSETTRLAMQEMDQHETVLLVVQATCLDEDLAEMLPLLKGKRGAVAVTFWDKVQPGEASQEALERLEKETRLRFIAMNARMPATEQLRELEEAIEHSQAFPEKPPKSKTGWRIEPRPGILEGRFGAVFCLILLLIPALLTIFGANRLADFLHPLVAQAIQPAIEWVNASFPAWLAAPLTAEYDDFGYGLLNMGPFLLVWAFPTVLLFSVVSAIYKTTGLIERINVTLHPLVRPLGLSGRDLVRVLVGFGCNVPAVISTRACSSCSRGNAISAISFGAACSYQLPATLAVLSAGAVANGTNPLWPMFGYFAYLPVTTMIYLRLTSTSVSRDRLNMLMHFQRPFLQWPSWAAIYREIRGTLEQFLFQAMPIFVVICGVTSLLAYSGAIAVLSAVLSPIMTIFNLPASASVAMVMASIRKDGIFLLTPLEGAATPMTTLQFLTAVYLAGVLFPCLVTALQISREMGWRFAVKMMARQAIFASLFAAFLGWIGAFWN from the coding sequence GTGACGATAACAATAGCTCTAGAACGTCAAACAGTGCTTCTGGCAGGTCGAGAAAGTGTGGGGAAAAGCCAGCTGGCTGCTGCCTGGGCCAATCAACCGGCGCGATCGGATAATTTCCGGGGCTCAACTGTTCACATCGAACACTACCGTACTGAGCGATTCGATCTGGTTGATACACCGGGAATTCTTAGAAGCTCCGACAGCGAGACAACTCGTCTGGCTATGCAGGAAATGGACCAGCACGAAACCGTGCTTCTCGTCGTGCAGGCAACCTGTCTCGACGAGGACTTAGCCGAGATGCTGCCATTATTGAAAGGGAAGCGAGGCGCGGTCGCTGTCACATTCTGGGATAAAGTACAACCGGGAGAGGCCTCGCAAGAGGCTCTTGAACGTCTGGAAAAGGAGACCAGGCTACGATTCATTGCTATGAATGCTCGGATGCCAGCAACAGAACAACTACGCGAACTCGAGGAAGCCATCGAGCATTCACAGGCTTTTCCTGAGAAACCACCAAAGTCAAAAACTGGATGGCGCATTGAGCCTAGACCGGGGATTCTGGAAGGACGATTCGGGGCAGTTTTTTGCCTGATACTACTTCTGATTCCAGCCCTTCTGACAATATTTGGTGCGAATCGACTGGCCGACTTTCTGCATCCACTGGTGGCTCAAGCAATCCAACCAGCTATTGAGTGGGTCAATGCCAGTTTTCCCGCATGGCTGGCAGCCCCATTGACTGCCGAATATGACGACTTTGGCTATGGTTTGCTCAATATGGGGCCTTTCCTGCTCGTGTGGGCATTTCCGACCGTTTTACTATTCTCAGTAGTCAGTGCGATTTACAAAACGACAGGACTGATTGAACGGATTAATGTCACTTTGCATCCTTTAGTTCGCCCACTGGGCTTAAGTGGCAGAGACCTGGTGCGAGTTCTGGTAGGCTTTGGCTGCAATGTGCCCGCGGTGATCAGTACTCGAGCATGCTCCTCCTGTTCGCGGGGGAATGCGATCTCGGCGATCTCTTTTGGGGCAGCCTGCAGTTATCAACTGCCCGCGACGCTGGCAGTTCTCTCTGCTGGCGCAGTTGCTAACGGAACGAATCCATTATGGCCCATGTTTGGCTATTTCGCCTATCTACCCGTAACCACGATGATTTATCTGAGGCTGACATCAACTTCTGTTTCGAGAGATCGCCTGAACATGCTGATGCATTTCCAGCGACCATTCCTGCAATGGCCGTCGTGGGCGGCGATTTATCGGGAAATCCGAGGGACTTTGGAACAGTTCCTATTTCAGGCCATGCCGATTTTCGTCGTGATCTGTGGAGTGACATCCTTGCTTGCGTACAGTGGAGCGATTGCGGTTCTTTCGGCCGTACTCTCACCAATCATGACCATCTTTAATCTACCTGCTTCAGCATCAGTCGCTATGGTTATGGCAAGTATTCGAAAGGATGGAATATTCCTGTTGACACCTTTGGAAGGAGCTGCGACTCCCATGACAACGCTCCAGTTTCTTACTGCCGTCTATCTTGCAGGAGTATTGTTTCCTTGTCTCGTCACTGCATTGCAGATTTCGCGAGAGATGGGCTGGCGGTTTGCCGTGAAAATGATGGCTCGTCAGGCGATTTTTGCATCACTTTTTGCTGCATTTCTGGGATGGATTGGCGCCTTTTGGAACTGA
- a CDS encoding DUF1501 domain-containing protein: MSFRSIPRGNADHNGQPLGRFLPDRRQLLKSASAGFGYLAMSALLASKARSEEVAPALPPGHLAPRKPHFPAKAKRVIFLFMQGAISQMDTWEYKPELQARDGQSGPGGGKLMASRYKFAQYGETGTWVSELHPHLAKHVDKFCWLRGLHTDTPAHPQAVIQLHTGTAIASLTRPSIGSWLLYGLGTENQDLPGYITINPPPNFGGTVNYGSAFLPAHYQGTRINDAGYLPNLEAQTPIALQRRQLDLIQSMNKDLASRPHAPSAIEGVISSYELAFRMQSKVPELLDISKEPEHIQQAYGIKDGPAGSFARQCLMARRLSEAGVRFVEICHPGWDQHNNLHRGLMNNCQAVDQPAAALLADLESRGLLEDTLVLFGSEFGRLPSAQGPDGRDHNITGYPMWLAGAGVKPGFTFGATDEVGQFAVEGKMHTNDLHATLLALMGLDHESLTYEYGGREFRLTDVAGQVAREIFA, translated from the coding sequence ATGAGCTTCCGATCCATTCCACGGGGAAATGCCGATCACAATGGTCAGCCACTGGGTCGCTTTCTGCCTGACCGCCGTCAGTTGCTCAAGTCGGCCAGTGCTGGTTTTGGCTATCTGGCCATGTCGGCACTGTTGGCCAGCAAGGCACGCAGTGAGGAGGTTGCGCCGGCTTTGCCTCCAGGGCATCTGGCACCTCGAAAGCCACATTTTCCCGCCAAAGCCAAGCGGGTAATTTTCCTCTTCATGCAGGGCGCGATCTCCCAGATGGATACCTGGGAATACAAACCAGAACTCCAGGCGCGGGACGGCCAGAGCGGTCCAGGTGGTGGCAAGCTGATGGCTTCGCGATACAAGTTTGCCCAATATGGAGAGACGGGTACGTGGGTCTCTGAGCTTCATCCGCATTTAGCCAAACATGTCGATAAATTCTGCTGGCTGCGTGGATTGCACACCGATACTCCTGCACATCCACAGGCCGTCATTCAGCTTCATACCGGGACAGCCATTGCCTCACTGACGAGACCATCGATCGGTTCGTGGCTGCTTTATGGTCTTGGTACGGAGAACCAGGATTTGCCAGGTTATATTACAATCAATCCACCTCCCAATTTTGGTGGTACCGTTAACTATGGCAGCGCTTTTCTGCCCGCTCACTATCAGGGAACCCGTATTAATGATGCCGGCTATCTACCGAATCTTGAAGCACAGACTCCCATCGCACTCCAGCGTCGCCAGCTCGACCTGATTCAGTCCATGAATAAAGATCTGGCATCCAGGCCGCATGCTCCCTCTGCGATTGAAGGTGTGATCTCTTCTTACGAGCTTGCCTTTCGAATGCAGTCGAAAGTACCTGAGTTGCTCGATATCTCTAAAGAGCCTGAGCATATTCAACAAGCGTATGGAATCAAAGATGGGCCTGCCGGCAGTTTTGCCAGGCAATGCCTGATGGCTCGCCGCTTGAGTGAAGCGGGAGTTCGGTTTGTCGAAATCTGCCATCCGGGCTGGGATCAGCACAACAACCTTCATCGCGGTCTGATGAACAATTGCCAGGCTGTTGATCAACCGGCTGCAGCACTTCTGGCAGACCTCGAAAGCCGTGGCCTTTTGGAAGACACATTGGTGTTGTTTGGCAGCGAGTTTGGTCGTCTCCCTTCGGCTCAAGGCCCAGATGGACGAGACCACAATATCACCGGCTATCCGATGTGGCTGGCTGGTGCCGGTGTGAAGCCTGGCTTTACTTTTGGCGCGACGGACGAAGTTGGCCAGTTTGCAGTGGAAGGGAAAATGCACACCAATGATCTGCATGCGACGTTATTGGCACTCATGGGGCTGGACCACGAATCTCTCACCTACGAATACGGCGGACGAGAGTTCCGCTTGACCGATGTCGCCGGTCAAGTTGCACGCGAAATCTTCGCTTGA
- a CDS encoding PSD1 and planctomycete cytochrome C domain-containing protein has protein sequence MSFFTKCLTVLAVGMAASGEHLQAQVKTPATAEESRQVVSAQNSLNTRSVVVSGSLQDSQLPADFEFFEKKVRPILVAHCYTCHSADNKAAGGLRVDDYQGLRNGGNRGSAVVPHQPEESLLVQAVRYTGKLKMPPEEKLPDEKIQILEDWIRRGAPWPRVEVSHEIGKGSSDYQELLASHWAWQPLKAVTPPVIQDSNWATDPIDQFVLAKLNDHNLSPVSDADPASLLRRVAFDLTGLPPGDEQLRAFEANPSTENYAQLVDGFLASPAFGEKWGRHWLDVSRFGESTGSARNIPYPQAYKYRNYVIDAFNKDKPFDRFIAEQVAGDLLPYSSESERIENLVATGFLALGVKDVNQRFKVRFVMDNVDEAIDTVTRSVLGVTVSCARCHDHKFDPVSQREYYALAGIFTSTDILAGVRNKMGGGGLDYYDTAALLVISQTKSEPDPEQHQKVEKAQQAVAEAREEFERLRGTPEGQEKGPNGRPRQQMARQKWNRLQAELNLLTDPAHLGEVTLGARDSKQISDTELRLRGEAEQLGPVVPRGFLKLATWEGQPQITAGQSGRAELAQWLTAPQNAITHRVIVNRVWHHLFGRGIVSTVDNFGLTGDTPSHPELLDFLAQDFIQNGASLKKLIRKIVLTKTYRLSTENVAAYQQIDPANRWIWRHTPRRLTAEEIRDSILATTQSLDTSRPERSPAAELKVIEIRNNGPEARNLQVAAENSTLRSVYLPLVRGILPRALEVFDFAEQGMVTGARDQTTVATQSLYLLNDPFVRQHSVRLAQSLLDGEDHDDRSRIVHAYRQILGRDPSVTEVNTIVDYLSVYEKEASIYLASNTAGSSESLSTNRLIAAASSKPEETSAASGNNPSGATNSALALANADEMEQNDLPVALKKISIRDSRTAAWGSFIQALYASGDFRYLK, from the coding sequence ATGAGTTTTTTTACGAAATGCCTGACGGTCCTGGCTGTGGGGATGGCCGCATCTGGTGAGCACCTTCAAGCGCAGGTCAAGACACCCGCAACTGCCGAAGAGTCCAGGCAGGTCGTCTCAGCGCAAAACTCGCTGAACACTCGATCTGTTGTGGTTTCAGGATCTCTACAAGATTCACAGCTTCCAGCCGATTTTGAATTCTTTGAGAAGAAGGTTCGGCCAATCCTCGTGGCGCATTGTTACACATGTCATTCCGCTGACAACAAAGCTGCTGGTGGTTTGCGCGTCGATGATTATCAGGGATTGCGTAACGGTGGTAATCGAGGTTCTGCAGTTGTTCCACATCAGCCTGAAGAAAGCCTGTTAGTTCAGGCTGTTCGATACACTGGCAAGCTGAAGATGCCTCCTGAAGAAAAACTGCCTGACGAGAAGATCCAGATTCTTGAAGACTGGATTCGTCGCGGTGCTCCCTGGCCTCGTGTGGAAGTTTCACATGAGATCGGCAAAGGGAGTAGTGATTATCAGGAGCTTTTGGCCAGCCATTGGGCTTGGCAGCCATTGAAAGCTGTGACCCCACCTGTCATACAAGATTCGAACTGGGCCACTGACCCCATTGATCAGTTTGTGCTGGCAAAGTTGAATGATCACAACCTTTCCCCTGTGAGTGATGCTGACCCTGCCTCCCTATTGAGGCGAGTCGCCTTTGATCTCACGGGATTACCTCCCGGCGACGAGCAATTGCGAGCTTTTGAAGCAAACCCATCGACTGAAAATTATGCTCAACTTGTCGACGGATTTCTCGCTTCTCCTGCATTTGGAGAGAAATGGGGTCGCCACTGGCTGGATGTCAGTCGTTTTGGCGAGTCCACAGGGTCTGCTCGTAATATTCCCTACCCTCAAGCCTACAAGTATCGTAACTACGTTATTGATGCGTTTAATAAAGATAAGCCCTTTGATCGATTTATCGCTGAACAGGTCGCGGGTGACCTGCTCCCCTACTCTTCCGAAAGTGAACGCATCGAAAACCTTGTGGCTACGGGCTTCCTGGCACTGGGTGTCAAAGATGTAAACCAGAGGTTTAAGGTTCGTTTCGTCATGGACAATGTTGACGAAGCGATTGACACCGTGACCCGTTCAGTCCTGGGAGTCACTGTCAGTTGTGCACGTTGCCATGATCATAAATTTGATCCGGTTTCGCAGCGTGAGTACTACGCACTGGCAGGAATTTTCACGAGTACTGATATTCTGGCTGGTGTCCGAAATAAGATGGGTGGTGGAGGTCTGGATTATTACGACACTGCGGCATTGCTGGTGATTTCACAAACCAAATCTGAACCTGATCCTGAGCAGCATCAAAAAGTTGAGAAAGCTCAGCAGGCAGTTGCCGAAGCGCGTGAGGAATTTGAAAGACTCCGTGGGACACCCGAAGGCCAGGAGAAAGGCCCGAATGGCCGTCCCAGGCAGCAGATGGCTCGCCAGAAATGGAACCGTCTTCAAGCCGAGTTAAACCTCCTCACTGATCCAGCTCATTTAGGCGAAGTGACTCTTGGTGCCCGTGACAGTAAGCAGATTTCAGACACAGAACTTCGCCTGCGGGGAGAGGCTGAGCAACTCGGGCCGGTTGTCCCCCGTGGATTCTTGAAACTGGCGACTTGGGAAGGTCAGCCACAGATTACCGCTGGGCAAAGTGGCCGGGCCGAGCTCGCTCAATGGTTAACTGCACCGCAGAATGCCATTACTCACCGGGTGATAGTGAATCGTGTCTGGCATCATCTATTTGGTCGAGGAATCGTCTCGACAGTCGATAACTTCGGTCTGACGGGTGATACCCCCTCTCATCCGGAACTCCTCGATTTTCTCGCTCAGGATTTCATTCAAAATGGAGCCTCGCTGAAGAAACTGATCCGCAAGATTGTTCTCACAAAAACCTATCGACTCAGTACGGAAAATGTCGCTGCATATCAGCAGATCGACCCTGCGAATCGCTGGATCTGGAGGCACACTCCTCGCCGCCTGACTGCCGAGGAGATTCGCGACAGTATTCTGGCCACAACTCAGTCTCTTGATACTTCTCGTCCCGAGAGGTCTCCCGCTGCTGAGTTGAAGGTGATCGAAATTCGGAACAACGGCCCGGAGGCCCGCAATCTTCAAGTGGCGGCCGAGAACTCAACTCTCCGCAGTGTTTATCTTCCACTCGTCAGGGGGATTCTCCCCAGAGCGTTAGAAGTGTTTGACTTTGCTGAGCAAGGGATGGTGACTGGCGCCCGAGACCAAACAACTGTTGCTACCCAGTCGCTCTACCTCCTGAACGACCCTTTTGTGCGGCAACACAGTGTTCGGCTGGCACAATCCTTGCTTGATGGTGAAGATCACGACGATCGATCCCGCATCGTTCATGCGTATCGCCAGATTCTTGGACGAGATCCCTCGGTAACTGAAGTTAACACAATCGTTGACTATTTATCTGTGTATGAGAAAGAAGCCAGTATCTATCTGGCATCAAACACTGCTGGGTCATCTGAATCGCTTTCAACAAATCGATTGATTGCGGCTGCCTCCAGTAAGCCTGAAGAGACGTCGGCTGCTTCGGGAAACAATCCTTCTGGGGCTACAAATAGTGCGTTGGCACTCGCGAATGCCGATGAGATGGAGCAAAACGATCTTCCGGTTGCCCTGAAGAAGATCTCGATTCGAGATTCCCGGACCGCAGCCTGGGGTTCATTCATTCAGGCTCTCTATGCCTCGGGTGATTTTCGTTATCTCAAATAG
- a CDS encoding transthyretin-like family protein translates to MRVSSKLPPIWSVIGVVCGASFLPGCFNSGPALSEVHGKVMSAGKPVAGVSVEYQPLDSKTASSVGYTDQNGNFRLRFTRDRYGAAPGQHQVKLYIDPESGSDTPPQFRLPDKYSKKSEIKVNVPGLESEHIFNVELEPFNRNANRRTKQVAIR, encoded by the coding sequence ATGAGAGTTTCTTCAAAACTACCACCCATCTGGTCGGTGATAGGTGTGGTCTGCGGAGCGTCATTTCTTCCCGGTTGCTTCAATTCCGGGCCTGCCCTGAGTGAGGTCCATGGAAAAGTGATGTCGGCTGGTAAACCGGTGGCTGGGGTGAGTGTCGAATATCAGCCACTCGATTCAAAAACCGCTTCATCAGTGGGGTATACAGACCAGAACGGCAATTTCCGTCTTCGTTTTACGCGCGATCGCTACGGTGCTGCTCCCGGGCAGCATCAAGTCAAGCTCTATATAGATCCTGAGTCCGGGAGTGATACGCCTCCGCAATTTCGTTTGCCAGATAAATACAGCAAGAAATCTGAGATTAAAGTCAACGTTCCCGGTCTGGAAAGTGAACACATTTTTAATGTGGAGCTGGAACCGTTCAATAGAAACGCGAATCGTCGAACAAAACAGGTCGCTATTCGTTAA